The Salvelinus sp. IW2-2015 unplaced genomic scaffold, ASM291031v2 Un_scaffold1654, whole genome shotgun sequence genome includes a region encoding these proteins:
- the LOC112071596 gene encoding gap junction beta-3 protein translates to MDWKMLEALLSGVNKYSTVFGRIWLSVVFVFRVMVFVVAAERVWIDDQKDFDCNTRQPGCANACYDHFFPVSHTRIWAIQLIFITCPSFMVVMHVAYREERERKYRITHGENARLYDNTGQKHGGLWWTYLLNLFFKTAIEVAFLYLLHLIYNNFDLPRRVVCDLWPCPNQVDCYIGRPTEKRVFTYFMVGASAVCIVLNVCEIFYLIAIRVLRLSHRGSLHSSPKKRCSEPDWDGCQTPAADYQKGNEAGFNIEEKSTSIF, encoded by the coding sequence ATGGACTGGAAGATGTTAGAGGCCCTGCTTAGCGGGGTCAATAAATATTCCACTGTGTTCGGACGCATCTGGCTCTCCGTGGTCTTCGTGTTCCGAGTCATGGTCTTCGTCGTGGCCGCAGAACGTGTCTGGATTGACGATCAGAAAGACTTTGACTGCAACACCCGCCAACCCGGCTGCGCCAACGCCTGTTACGACCACTTCTTCCCTGTCTCCCACACCAGGATCTGGGCAATCCAGCTCATCTTCATCACCTGCCCCTCTTTCATGGTCGTGATGCACGTGGCGTACCGCGAGGAACGCGAGCGCAAGTACCGCATCACACACGGTGAGAACGCCCGTCTCTACGACAACACAGGACAGAAGCACGGAGGACTCTGGTGGACATATCTCCTCAACCTCTTCTTCAAGACGGCCATCGAGGTGGcgttcctctacctcctccatctcATCTACAACAACTTTGACCTGCCGCGACGCGTCGTGTGCGACCTCTGGCCTTGTCCTAACCAGGTGGATTGCTACATCGGCCGGCCCACAGAGAAGAGGGTGTTTACCTACTTCATGGTAGGAGCGTCGGCTGTGTGTATAGTGCTCAACGTGTGTGAGATATTTTACCTGATAGCCATCCGGGTGCTGAGGCTCAGCCACCGGGGAAGCCTCCATTCCTCCCCCAAGAAGAGGTGCTCTGAGCCGGACTGGGATGGGTGTCAGACACCGGCGGCAGACTACCAGAAGGGCAACGAGGCCGGCTTCAACATAGAGGAGAAGAGTACGTCTATCTTTTAA